One Leisingera sp. M658 genomic window carries:
- a CDS encoding branched-chain amino acid ABC transporter permease: MDLLNALVALTNFVFVPGLAYGSQLALGALGVTLIYGILRFSNFAHGDTMAFGAMVTILITWLFQSMGISFGVLPTALLALPFGILGTIGLALLTDRTVYRFYREQKAKPVIFVMVSLGVMFMMNGIVRFIIGPGDQRFADGERFIIKARAFKQMTGLNEGLAIKTTQGITVITAIIVVAALFWFLNKTRTGKSMRAYSDNEDLALLSGINPERVVMYTWMIVAALATIAGVLYGLDKSFKPFTYFQLLLPIFASAIVGGLGSPLGAIAGGFIIAFSEVTITYAWKKALTYGLPDSLAPDGLVQLLSTDYKFAVSFAILIVVLLFKPTGLFKGKAV, from the coding sequence ATGGACCTTCTCAACGCCCTCGTGGCGCTTACCAACTTTGTTTTTGTCCCCGGGCTCGCCTATGGCAGCCAGCTGGCGCTTGGCGCGCTAGGTGTAACGCTGATCTACGGGATCCTGCGGTTCTCGAACTTTGCCCATGGCGACACCATGGCGTTCGGTGCGATGGTGACGATCCTGATCACCTGGCTGTTTCAATCGATGGGGATCAGCTTTGGAGTGCTGCCAACCGCGCTGCTGGCCCTGCCTTTTGGCATCCTGGGGACCATTGGCCTCGCGCTTCTGACCGACCGGACCGTTTACCGGTTCTACCGCGAGCAGAAGGCAAAACCGGTGATCTTTGTCATGGTCTCGCTTGGTGTAATGTTCATGATGAACGGTATCGTTCGCTTCATCATCGGCCCTGGCGACCAGCGGTTTGCCGACGGCGAGCGTTTCATTATCAAGGCGCGCGCCTTCAAGCAGATGACCGGCCTGAACGAAGGCCTGGCGATCAAGACCACCCAAGGCATCACCGTGATCACCGCGATCATCGTTGTGGCGGCGCTGTTTTGGTTCCTGAACAAGACCCGCACCGGAAAATCCATGCGCGCCTATTCGGATAACGAGGATCTGGCGCTGCTGTCAGGTATCAACCCGGAGCGCGTGGTGATGTACACCTGGATGATCGTGGCGGCGCTGGCGACCATAGCAGGTGTGCTTTACGGTCTCGACAAGTCGTTCAAGCCCTTCACCTATTTCCAGCTGCTGCTGCCGATCTTTGCCTCGGCCATTGTTGGCGGCCTCGGCAGCCCGCTGGGCGCCATTGCGGGCGGGTTCATCATTGCCTTTTCCGAGGTGACGATCACCTATGCATGGAAAAAGGCTCTGACCTACGGGCTGCCGGACAGCCTGGCGCCTGACGGGCTGGTTCAGCTCCTCAGCACCGATTACAAATTCGCGGTCTCCTTTGCGATCCTGATTGTTGTCCTCCTGTTCAAGCCCACCGGCCTTTTCAAAGGGAAAGCGGTATGA
- a CDS encoding ABC transporter ATP-binding protein: MIVVEDLHKHFGGFHAVDGASLEIAKGSITGLIGPNGAGKTTLFNVIAGVLPPTFGRVTMDGEDITGLPPHELFHKGLLRTFQIAHEFSSMTCRENLMMVPGAQSGETLWNTWFGRKRIADEERALRAKADEVLEFLTISHIADLKAGQVSGGQKKLLELGRTMMVDAKIVFLDEVGAGVNRTLLYTIADAIKRLNEERGYTFVVIEHDMEFIGRLCDPVICMAEGKKLAEGTLDEIKANEQVIEAYLGTGLKNKDKLENT, encoded by the coding sequence ATGATCGTCGTCGAGGACTTGCATAAGCACTTCGGCGGGTTCCATGCGGTTGACGGCGCTTCGCTGGAAATCGCTAAGGGGTCCATAACCGGTTTGATCGGCCCGAACGGGGCCGGCAAGACCACTTTGTTCAATGTAATCGCGGGTGTTTTGCCGCCGACCTTTGGCCGTGTCACCATGGACGGTGAGGATATCACCGGCCTGCCCCCGCATGAGCTGTTCCACAAGGGCCTCTTGCGCACCTTCCAGATCGCGCATGAGTTCTCATCCATGACGTGCCGGGAAAACCTGATGATGGTGCCTGGCGCGCAATCAGGCGAAACCCTGTGGAACACATGGTTCGGCCGCAAGCGGATCGCCGACGAGGAACGCGCTCTGCGGGCCAAGGCGGATGAGGTGCTGGAATTCCTCACCATCAGCCATATCGCAGATCTGAAGGCAGGACAGGTATCCGGCGGCCAGAAGAAGCTGCTGGAGCTGGGCCGCACCATGATGGTGGATGCCAAAATCGTCTTTCTGGATGAGGTCGGCGCCGGCGTGAACCGGACCCTGCTGTATACCATTGCTGATGCGATCAAGCGTCTGAACGAGGAGCGCGGCTATACTTTTGTCGTCATTGAGCACGACATGGAATTCATCGGCCGCCTGTGCGATCCGGTGATCTGCATGGCTGAGGGGAAGAAACTGGCCGAAGGTACCTTGGACGAGATCAAAGCGAATGAGCAGGTGATCGAGGCCTATCTGGGCACTGGCCTGAAGAACAAAGACAAGCTGGAAAACACGTGA
- a CDS encoding ABC transporter substrate-binding protein — translation MKKLLMATAAAALTAGTAYAGGHAKEVKLGILFGFTGPIESLTPAMASGAELAMEEVTKSGKLLDSATVSSVRADNGCVDNGLAVANAEKIISEGVNGIVGGDCSGVTGAVLQNVAIPNGMVMISPSASSPGLSTMEDNGLFFRTTPSDARQGEIMADVLKERGVSSIALTYTNNDYGKGLADSIQSAFEASGGEVTIVAAHEDGKGDYSAEVGALASAGGDVLVVAGYLDQGGLGIIQGSLDSGAFDMFGLPDGMIGDSLPQNVGPDLDGSFGQIAGSDSEGSKVFAEMAKEAGFDGTSAYAPESYDAAALFLLAMQAANSTKPADYMGKILDVANGPGEPINPGELGKALEILAAGGEIDYQGATGVELIGPGESAGSYREVEVKGGKIETVKFR, via the coding sequence ATGAAGAAACTGCTGATGGCCACTGCGGCCGCTGCGCTGACGGCTGGCACCGCATATGCCGGCGGCCACGCCAAGGAAGTGAAGCTCGGCATCTTGTTCGGATTCACCGGCCCGATTGAATCGCTGACGCCGGCAATGGCCAGCGGCGCGGAACTGGCGATGGAAGAAGTCACCAAATCCGGCAAACTGCTGGACAGCGCGACCGTCAGCTCTGTTCGTGCTGACAACGGCTGTGTCGACAACGGCCTGGCTGTGGCCAACGCCGAGAAAATCATCTCAGAAGGCGTGAACGGCATTGTCGGCGGCGATTGCTCGGGCGTGACCGGTGCAGTTCTGCAAAACGTGGCCATCCCCAACGGCATGGTGATGATTTCCCCGTCCGCCAGCTCGCCCGGGCTGAGCACAATGGAAGACAACGGCCTGTTCTTCCGCACCACGCCTTCGGACGCGCGCCAGGGTGAGATCATGGCAGACGTGCTGAAAGAGCGCGGCGTCTCGTCGATCGCACTGACCTACACCAACAACGACTACGGCAAAGGTCTTGCGGATTCGATCCAATCCGCCTTCGAAGCCTCCGGCGGCGAAGTCACCATCGTTGCGGCCCACGAAGACGGCAAAGGCGATTATTCGGCTGAAGTCGGCGCGCTGGCCTCGGCTGGCGGCGACGTTCTGGTTGTTGCCGGTTACCTGGACCAAGGCGGTCTGGGCATCATCCAAGGCTCGCTGGACAGCGGCGCGTTTGACATGTTCGGCCTGCCCGACGGCATGATCGGCGATTCCCTGCCGCAAAATGTCGGCCCGGATCTCGATGGGTCTTTCGGCCAGATCGCAGGCTCGGACAGCGAAGGCTCCAAGGTTTTTGCTGAAATGGCCAAGGAAGCAGGCTTTGACGGCACGTCGGCTTATGCGCCGGAATCCTATGATGCTGCTGCGCTGTTCCTGCTGGCAATGCAGGCTGCCAATTCGACCAAACCGGCGGACTACATGGGCAAGATCCTTGATGTTGCCAATGGACCGGGCGAGCCGATCAACCCCGGCGAGCTGGGTAAGGCACTGGAAATCCTCGCCGCTGGCGGTGAGATCGATTATCAGGGCGCAACCGGCGTTGAGCTGATCGGCCCGGGTGAAAGCGCGGGTTCTTACCGCGAAGTCGAAGTCAAAGGCGGCAAAATCGAAACCGTCAAGTTCCGCTGA
- a CDS encoding ABC transporter ATP-binding protein, producing MSEPFLIGDCMTGGYGKGPDILHDCTIAVNPGEIAVIVGPNGAGKSTAMKAVFGMLNVHSGTVRLGGEDITALSPQDRVVKGMGFVPQTSNIFTSMTVEENLEMGAFIRTDDFSGTIEQIYSLFPILRDKRSQPAGELSGGQRQQVAVGRALMTKPKVLMLDEPTAGVSPIVMDELFDRIIEVARTGLPVLMVEQNAKQALEIADKGYVLVQGRNAYSGTGKELLADPEVRKSFLGG from the coding sequence ATGTCTGAACCATTTCTAATTGGTGATTGCATGACAGGCGGATACGGCAAGGGGCCGGATATCCTGCATGATTGCACCATCGCCGTGAACCCCGGCGAGATCGCCGTCATTGTTGGCCCGAACGGGGCCGGTAAATCCACCGCGATGAAGGCAGTGTTCGGGATGCTGAACGTGCATTCAGGGACTGTGCGGCTGGGCGGCGAGGATATCACCGCGCTGTCGCCGCAGGACCGGGTGGTCAAGGGCATGGGGTTTGTGCCCCAGACCAGCAACATCTTCACCTCGATGACGGTGGAGGAGAACCTGGAAATGGGTGCCTTTATCCGAACTGATGATTTTTCCGGGACCATTGAGCAAATCTATAGCCTGTTCCCGATCCTGCGCGACAAGCGTAGCCAGCCGGCGGGTGAGCTGTCCGGCGGCCAGCGCCAGCAGGTGGCAGTGGGCCGTGCGCTGATGACCAAACCCAAGGTCTTGATGCTGGACGAACCCACAGCGGGCGTGTCCCCCATCGTGATGGATGAGCTGTTCGACCGGATCATCGAGGTTGCCCGCACCGGGCTGCCGGTCCTGATGGTGGAGCAGAACGCCAAGCAAGCGCTTGAGATCGCGGACAAAGGTTATGTTCTGGTGCAGGGGCGCAATGCCTATTCCGGCACCGGCAAGGAGCTGCTGGCCGATCCCGAAGTGCGCAAGTCGTTCTTGGGGGGGTGA
- a CDS encoding GlxA family transcriptional regulator, producing the protein MQTPRKPADSGVDAGQPKRFVFVLLDKFTMLSYASAVECLRIANRMHGKDTYAWTLIGEGGETVTCSAGTTFNLDGDLSDLHRDDVVMLCSGIDVQDSTTKKLLAWLRREARKGLTIGGLCTASYTLAKAGLLDGKRATIHWENADSFAEEFDEVDLTKSVFVIDGNRLSTAGGTSSIDLMLKLIANDHGEELANAVADQLIYSSIRTDQDTQRLSIPTRIGVRHPKLSMVIQMMEANIEEPISPSVLAQDVGMSTRQLERLFRRYLNRSPKRYYMEIRLQKARNLLMQTDMSVINVALACGFASPSHFSKCYRAHYDTTPYRERGSKAATYKV; encoded by the coding sequence ATGCAGACGCCACGCAAGCCTGCTGATTCTGGAGTTGACGCCGGCCAGCCAAAGCGGTTCGTTTTTGTGCTTCTCGATAAGTTCACGATGCTTTCCTATGCATCGGCTGTCGAATGCCTGCGGATTGCCAACCGGATGCATGGGAAGGACACCTATGCCTGGACGCTGATCGGTGAGGGCGGTGAAACGGTGACCTGTTCGGCCGGCACCACGTTCAATCTGGACGGCGATCTGAGCGACCTGCACCGCGATGATGTGGTCATGCTGTGCTCTGGTATTGATGTGCAGGACTCCACCACCAAAAAGCTCTTGGCCTGGCTGCGCCGCGAAGCCCGCAAGGGGCTGACCATCGGCGGTCTTTGCACCGCTTCTTACACATTGGCCAAGGCCGGTCTGCTGGACGGTAAGCGGGCAACCATCCACTGGGAAAACGCCGACAGCTTTGCCGAGGAGTTCGACGAGGTTGACCTGACCAAATCGGTCTTTGTGATTGATGGCAACCGGCTGTCCACTGCAGGCGGCACCTCGTCCATCGATCTGATGCTCAAGCTGATTGCCAATGACCATGGCGAGGAGCTGGCCAATGCGGTGGCGGACCAGCTGATCTATTCGTCCATCCGGACCGACCAGGATACCCAGCGGCTGTCGATCCCGACCCGCATCGGGGTGCGCCATCCGAAGCTGTCAATGGTGATCCAGATGATGGAAGCCAATATCGAAGAGCCGATCAGCCCGTCGGTTCTGGCGCAGGACGTCGGCATGTCCACCCGCCAGCTGGAGCGTCTGTTCCGCCGCTACCTGAACCGCTCGCCCAAGCGCTACTACATGGAAATCCGGCTGCAAAAGGCGCGCAACCTGCTGATGCAGACGGATATGAGCGTGATCAACGTGGCACTGGCCTGCGGCTTTGCCTCACCGTCGCATTTCTCCAAGTGCTACCGGGCGCATTACGACACCACCCCTTACCGCGAACGCGGCAGCAAGGCGGCAACGTACAAGGTGTGA
- a CDS encoding branched-chain amino acid ABC transporter permease gives MTDTMKHTLLFVFVGVMILAEGMTDFLFFSGSWNSALVILNMGLISAIMAIGVNIQWGFAGLFNVGIMGFTALGGLAVVLTSTPVIPAAWSSGGVSILMALVMGAMTVVAGVMISKFMAPGKLRALVLAGMMIAGFFVYRAIFDPAVGAVEAINPALQGNIGGLGLPVLLAWPAGGLLAAGAAWLIGKTALGLRSDYLAIATLGIAEIILAVLKNEDWLSRGVKNVVGLPRPLPYEVDLQNDPGFVESAAGFGLDPVLASTIYVKAGYALMFTAVLLALLWMAQMALKSPWGRMMRAIRDNETAAEAMGKNVTRRHLQIFVLGSAICGIAGAMMTTLDSQLTPGTYNPLRFTFLIWVMVIVGGSGNNFGAVLGGMLIWFFWIKVEPMGILLMEAVTSGMAEGSALKAHLVESASHMRLFTMGLILLLVLRFSPRGLIPEK, from the coding sequence ATGACCGACACTATGAAACATACCCTTCTTTTCGTCTTTGTCGGCGTGATGATCCTGGCTGAAGGCATGACCGACTTCCTGTTCTTCTCCGGCTCCTGGAACTCGGCGCTGGTGATCCTGAACATGGGGCTGATTTCAGCCATTATGGCGATCGGCGTGAACATCCAATGGGGCTTTGCAGGGCTGTTCAACGTCGGCATCATGGGTTTCACCGCGCTTGGCGGGCTGGCTGTGGTGCTGACCTCAACCCCAGTGATCCCTGCGGCCTGGTCCTCGGGCGGGGTCAGCATTTTGATGGCGCTGGTCATGGGCGCCATGACCGTGGTTGCCGGTGTGATGATCAGCAAATTCATGGCCCCCGGCAAACTGCGTGCGTTGGTGCTGGCTGGTATGATGATCGCGGGTTTCTTTGTCTACCGTGCGATCTTTGATCCGGCGGTTGGTGCGGTTGAGGCGATCAACCCGGCACTGCAAGGCAACATTGGCGGCTTGGGCCTGCCGGTGCTGCTGGCCTGGCCTGCGGGCGGACTGCTGGCTGCGGGTGCTGCCTGGCTCATTGGCAAGACCGCATTGGGCCTGCGTTCGGACTATCTGGCGATTGCCACGCTGGGCATCGCCGAGATCATCCTTGCCGTACTGAAGAACGAGGACTGGCTGTCGCGTGGCGTAAAAAACGTCGTCGGCCTGCCCCGTCCGCTGCCTTATGAAGTGGATCTGCAGAACGATCCGGGCTTTGTCGAGAGTGCCGCAGGGTTTGGTCTCGACCCAGTTCTGGCCTCGACCATCTACGTCAAGGCAGGCTATGCGCTGATGTTCACCGCGGTGCTGCTGGCGCTGCTGTGGATGGCGCAGATGGCGTTGAAAAGCCCCTGGGGCCGGATGATGCGCGCAATCCGCGACAACGAGACCGCGGCCGAGGCAATGGGCAAGAATGTGACCCGCCGCCATCTGCAGATCTTTGTGCTGGGCTCCGCGATCTGCGGCATTGCCGGTGCGATGATGACCACACTGGACAGCCAGCTGACACCGGGCACCTACAACCCGCTGCGTTTCACCTTCCTGATCTGGGTAATGGTGATTGTCGGCGGTTCCGGCAACAACTTTGGCGCGGTGCTGGGCGGCATGCTGATCTGGTTCTTCTGGATCAAAGTGGAGCCGATGGGCATTCTGCTGATGGAAGCTGTCACCTCCGGCATGGCCGAAGGCAGCGCTCTTAAGGCGCATCTGGTAGAGAGCGCCTCGCACATGCGGCTGTTCACGATGGGCTTGATACTGCTGCTTGTTCTCAGATTCAGCCCGCGCGGGCTGATTCCTGAAAAATAA
- a CDS encoding class II 3-deoxy-7-phosphoheptulonate synthase, which produces MSEWQKTDWRNKPRVQMPDYTDAAALNAVEAQLSKFPPLVFAGEARRLKQHIGAAGRGEAFLLQGGDCAESFDQFSADAIRDTFMVMLQMAMVLTYGAKVPVVKVGRMAGQFAKPRSAPTEIIDGVELPSYRGDIINELDFTSAARIPNPQKMLQAYTQAAATLNLLRAFSTGGFADMSRVHSWTLGFTDEQEVQKYSEIANRIQDTIDFMAAAGITADTTHEFSTVDFYTSHEGLLLEYEEALTRLDSTSGKWLAGSGHMIWIGDRTRQPDGAHVEFCRGVLNPIGLKCGPTTTAEDLKVLISRLNPENEEGKLTLIARFGAGKAGEHLPRLVKAVKEEGANVTWVCDPMHGNTIKSSTGYKTRPFDSVLREVRDFFGVHKAEGTIPGGVHFEMTGQDVTECTGGVRAVTDEDLSDRYHTACDPRLNASQSLELAFLVAEELSALRASQSTRQAG; this is translated from the coding sequence ATGAGCGAATGGCAAAAAACGGACTGGCGCAACAAGCCGCGGGTTCAAATGCCGGACTATACCGATGCGGCAGCGCTGAATGCTGTCGAGGCTCAGCTTTCCAAATTCCCCCCGCTGGTCTTTGCCGGCGAAGCGCGCCGCCTTAAACAGCATATTGGTGCTGCAGGGCGCGGCGAAGCCTTTCTGCTGCAGGGCGGCGATTGCGCCGAAAGCTTTGACCAGTTCAGCGCTGATGCGATCCGCGACACCTTTATGGTGATGCTGCAGATGGCGATGGTGCTGACCTATGGCGCCAAGGTGCCGGTGGTGAAAGTGGGCCGTATGGCCGGCCAGTTTGCCAAGCCGCGCAGCGCGCCGACCGAAATCATTGATGGCGTTGAGCTGCCCAGCTACCGCGGCGACATCATCAACGAGCTGGACTTTACCTCTGCCGCGCGCATTCCCAACCCGCAGAAGATGCTGCAGGCCTATACCCAGGCCGCTGCAACGCTGAACCTGCTGCGCGCTTTCTCTACCGGCGGGTTTGCCGATATGAGCCGGGTGCATTCCTGGACCCTGGGCTTTACCGATGAGCAGGAAGTCCAGAAATACAGCGAGATCGCAAACCGTATTCAGGACACCATTGATTTCATGGCTGCCGCCGGCATAACCGCCGACACCACCCACGAATTCTCGACCGTGGATTTCTACACCAGCCACGAAGGGCTGCTGCTGGAATATGAGGAAGCGCTGACCCGGCTTGATTCAACCTCCGGCAAATGGCTGGCCGGTTCCGGCCACATGATCTGGATCGGCGACCGCACCCGCCAGCCAGACGGCGCCCATGTCGAGTTCTGCCGCGGCGTGCTGAACCCGATCGGCCTGAAATGCGGCCCGACCACCACCGCCGAAGACCTGAAGGTGCTGATTTCGCGCCTGAACCCGGAGAACGAAGAGGGCAAGCTGACCCTGATCGCCCGCTTCGGCGCAGGCAAGGCCGGTGAACATCTGCCGCGCTTGGTCAAGGCGGTCAAGGAAGAGGGCGCCAATGTCACCTGGGTCTGCGACCCGATGCATGGCAACACCATCAAATCCTCCACCGGTTACAAAACCCGTCCCTTCGACAGTGTTCTGCGCGAAGTGCGCGACTTCTTCGGTGTTCACAAGGCCGAAGGCACTATTCCGGGCGGCGTGCATTTCGAAATGACCGGCCAGGACGTGACCGAATGCACCGGCGGCGTCCGCGCGGTGACGGATGAGGATCTGAGCGACCGCTACCACACCGCCTGCGATCCGCGCCTCAACGCCAGCCAGTCGCTGGAACTGGCCTTCCTGGTGGCCGAGGAACTGTCTGCCCTGCGGGCCTCTCAAAGCACCCGCCAGGCTGGCTGA
- a CDS encoding PQQ-dependent sugar dehydrogenase, whose product MTVFTASYAEKLPSSQGDLSVTMMADGFDVPWAIDFLPDGSLLVTERDGQLLHVRAGRKQHVKGVPPVAAEGQGGLLDVMVPRDFTQSREVFLTFARRQGRGAGTALAVGRLSPDNTRLTDVRVLFEAAPGALGGRHFGARVVEARDGSLFTSLGERGDRPSAQNLRLHQGSVVRINRDGSVPAGNPFTGTQGAQPEIWSYGHRNPQGMALDLQGNLWVAEHGAKGGDEVNRVRKGANYGWPVISYGRHYSGGKIGEGTAKPGMEQPEWYWDPSIAPSGLMIYSGRMWPQWRGDIFVGSLKFDYISRLSGTPLIEAEQLRSGETGRIRDLQEAPDGSIWFASESEGAVYRLSR is encoded by the coding sequence ATGACGGTTTTCACGGCTTCTTATGCAGAAAAGCTTCCGTCCAGTCAGGGAGATCTTAGTGTAACGATGATGGCCGATGGCTTTGATGTGCCTTGGGCAATTGATTTTCTGCCGGACGGCAGCCTGCTGGTAACTGAACGCGATGGGCAGTTGCTTCATGTCCGCGCGGGGCGCAAACAACATGTCAAAGGGGTGCCTCCCGTGGCCGCCGAAGGGCAGGGCGGCCTGCTGGATGTGATGGTGCCAAGGGATTTCACCCAAAGCCGCGAGGTTTTCTTGACCTTTGCCAGGCGTCAGGGCCGCGGTGCAGGCACCGCGCTGGCTGTTGGGCGGCTTAGCCCGGACAACACCCGCCTGACAGACGTCCGGGTGCTGTTCGAAGCTGCACCGGGTGCATTGGGCGGGCGGCATTTCGGCGCCCGCGTGGTGGAAGCGAGGGATGGCAGCCTGTTCACTTCGCTGGGCGAGCGCGGCGACCGGCCCAGTGCCCAAAATCTGCGGCTGCATCAGGGATCGGTGGTGCGGATCAACCGTGACGGCTCGGTTCCTGCCGGCAATCCGTTCACTGGCACGCAAGGTGCACAGCCGGAAATCTGGTCCTACGGACACCGCAATCCGCAGGGCATGGCGCTGGATCTGCAGGGCAACCTGTGGGTTGCGGAACACGGCGCCAAAGGCGGCGATGAGGTGAACCGGGTCCGCAAGGGCGCCAACTACGGCTGGCCGGTGATTTCTTACGGGCGCCATTATTCGGGGGGCAAAATCGGCGAAGGCACCGCGAAACCAGGAATGGAGCAGCCGGAATGGTACTGGGATCCGTCCATCGCACCGTCCGGTTTGATGATTTACTCCGGCCGGATGTGGCCGCAGTGGCGCGGAGATATCTTTGTAGGCTCGCTGAAATTCGACTACATTTCCCGCCTTTCGGGAACGCCCCTTATAGAAGCGGAGCAGCTGCGCAGCGGCGAAACCGGGCGCATCCGTGACCTGCAGGAGGCGCCCGACGGCAGTATCTGGTTTGCTTCGGAAAGCGAGGGCGCGGTGTACAGGCTATCGCGCTGA
- a CDS encoding PAS domain-containing protein: MIFGSRSGTEVPTGQDKVVSMNRFRKGGSQSPLRQAEAYWTALRRGDDVPSRSQIDPRGLENILSNTFILERIAPGIARFRLAGTLVNEMAGMEVRGMPVTAFFTTEARKQLSSAMEHMFETPAIIELELQIEAPRQRTPRDARMLLLPLRSDLGDISRVLGVLVADEGAAATSQRFSISSIEMRAVGKAPGAAGFKAKPRDSAADEGRDANQPNPGFAETQARFKPERSIMDEAKALLERSRAGKLGEPADTTAKAADPNEGKRKRASHLRLIVSRD; this comes from the coding sequence ATGATTTTTGGCAGCCGCAGCGGAACCGAAGTGCCGACAGGTCAAGACAAGGTTGTTTCCATGAACCGCTTCCGCAAGGGCGGCTCGCAATCGCCGCTGCGCCAAGCGGAAGCCTATTGGACCGCGCTGCGCCGCGGCGATGATGTGCCCAGCCGCTCGCAGATTGATCCGCGCGGGCTGGAGAACATCCTGAGCAATACCTTCATTCTGGAACGGATCGCGCCTGGCATTGCCCGCTTCCGCCTTGCCGGAACGCTGGTGAACGAAATGGCAGGTATGGAAGTGCGCGGCATGCCGGTGACGGCGTTCTTTACCACCGAGGCCCGCAAACAGCTAAGCTCGGCCATGGAGCATATGTTCGAAACCCCCGCCATTATTGAGCTGGAGCTGCAAATCGAGGCGCCGCGCCAGCGCACACCGCGTGACGCCCGCATGCTGCTGCTGCCATTGCGCAGCGACCTGGGCGATATCAGCCGGGTTCTGGGGGTTCTGGTCGCGGATGAAGGGGCGGCCGCCACCTCGCAGCGTTTCTCGATCTCGTCGATCGAAATGCGTGCGGTCGGCAAAGCCCCTGGTGCTGCCGGGTTCAAAGCCAAACCGCGGGATTCAGCCGCAGACGAGGGCCGGGACGCAAACCAGCCTAATCCGGGTTTTGCAGAAACCCAGGCGCGGTTCAAACCTGAACGTTCAATTATGGACGAGGCCAAGGCGCTGCTGGAACGCAGCCGCGCAGGTAAACTTGGGGAACCGGCAGATACAACCGCGAAGGCGGCGGACCCGAACGAAGGTAAGCGCAAGCGGGCTTCGCATCTGCGTTTGATTGTGAGCCGCGACTGA